One genomic segment of Pristiophorus japonicus isolate sPriJap1 unplaced genomic scaffold, sPriJap1.hap1 HAP1_SCAFFOLD_29, whole genome shotgun sequence includes these proteins:
- the LOC139248319 gene encoding zinc finger protein 34-like, which produces MEAEGTVHSGEKRYTCSVCGQGFSQSSNLERHKRSHIGEKPCKCEDCGKLFNYPSQLKMHQPFTCSDCGKGFTVSSHLLTHQVPTGERLFICTECGKRFTVSSSLLTHQRVNTRESPFTCSDCGKGFTASSRLLTHQRVHTGERPFSCSDCGKGFTQLFALLRHQRVHTEERPFKCSNCEKGFKSKQQLLTHQRVHTGERPFKCSDCEKSFKSKQHLLIYQRLHTGERPFTCSECGKGFTLSYHLLRHQRIHTGERPFSCSECGMGFTRSAHLLRHQRIHTGERPFTCSECGKGFIRSSNLLSHQRVHKRLQGLDSAVIAAVNHILD; this is translated from the coding sequence atggaagcagaaggcaccgttcacagtggggagaaacggtacacgtgctctgtgtgtggacaaggcttcagccaatcatccaacctggagagacacaagcgcagtcacattggggagaaaccatgtaaatgtgaggactgtgggaaactattcaactacccgtcccagctgaaaATGCACCAGCCAtttacctgctccgactgtgggaagggattcactgtatcatcccacctgctgacacaccaagttcccactggggagaggctgttcatctgcacggaatgtgggaagagattcactgtatcatccagcctgctgacacaccagcgagttaacactcgggagagtccgttcacctgctccgactgtgggaagggattcactgcatcatccagactactgacacaccagcgagttcacactggggaaagaccgttctcctgctccgactgtgggaagggattcactcagttattcgccctgctgagacaccagcgagttcacactgaggagagaccttttaaatgttctaacTGTGAGAAGggttttaaaagcaaacagcaactcctgacacaccagcgagttcacactggggagaggccttttaaatgttctgactgtgagaagagttttaaaagcaaacagcacctgctgatataccagcgacttcacactggggagaggccgttcacctgctctgaatgtgggaagggattcactctgtcataccacctgctgagacaccagcgaattcacacaggggagaggccgttcagctgctctgaatgtgggatgggattcactcggtcagcccacctgctgagacaccagcgaattcacactggggagaggccgttcacctgctcagagtgtgggaagggattcattcgatcatccaacctgctgagccaccagcgagttcacaagcgactgcaggggttggattctgctgttattgctgctgttaatcacatcctggactga
- the LOC139248137 gene encoding histone H1-like: protein MKASIPFAFLITCCTCKLTFWDSCNLIRFLYAAAECLIKCKTDTVSVCVWATNILKVVADGKDRRGMSLATIKKTLAAKGVDVEKRRSQIRFSNQKNVMNGSLKQIKGTGASGSFKIAKTDPQEKVGKKVKKPAAKKAAAKKSPAKKAATKKTSTKKAPTAKKIAKGPAGKKAAVKKPKSPKKMKATKKVENPRVKATSKSAKAKKAAPKK, encoded by the exons atgaaggccagcattccattcgccttcctgattacctgctgcacctgcaaactaacattttgggattcatgcaatttGATCCgatttttgtacgccgccgcggagtgtctgattaag TGTAAAACTGATACTGTATCTGTCTGTGTCTGGGCGACCAAcatcctcaaggttgtggccgatggcaaGGATCGCAGAGGAATGTCCCTGGCCACGATAAAGAAGACTCTGGCGGCCAAAGGTGTGGATGTGGAGAAGCGCAGGTCCCAGATCAGATTCAGTAATCAGAAGAATGTGATGAATggctccctgaagcagatcaagggcacgggcgcctcgggctccttcaaaaTCGCTAAGACGGATCCCCAGGAGAAAGTGGGAAAGAAGGTGAAGAAGCCAGCAGccaagaaagcagcagccaagaaatctccagcaaagaaagcagcaactaagaaaacgagcaccaagaaggcACCAACAGCAAAAAAGATAGCGAAAGGGCCGGCTGGGAAGAAGGCGGCGGTGAAGAAACCCAAGAGCCCCAAGAAAATGAAGGCGACCAAAAAGGTGGAGAACCCGAGGGTCAAGGCCACGTCCAAATCAGCAAAGGCCAAGAAAGCAGCgcccaaaaagtaa